The DNA region GATCGCCTGTAGCTATGGCATTAGCTATAACACCTACAAAAACTCCACCTGAAATGGCATAGATATCTAGAATACTTTCCAGGTAATTCAAGTTGTTGATCATCATAGAAATGAAAACCTAATTACTACTACACAGTTTGATTGATAGATGCTAAACCCCAGGAACTAGCGTAGAAGTTCCAGTGAGAATGAATAAGCCATCGCTAACTGATACTTCTCTAAAGTCCACGCTGACTAAGGATTGGGTAGTTCCATTAATGGTTTGAGTGCTACTGGAAACGGCAACGCCAGACACCCCGATCGCGGAAACAGAAATTCCGGTCGGTACAGTTGGCAGCGTTGTCTGAAACAAGAGTTGAGAACCCAGGTATAAGGCAAGTGCCGTATCCTGAATAGATAGCAGTAAACCATCAGAGCCATTGCCACCAGAAAAGACCAGCTTCTGATTGATGATTTCCAGGTGAGACAGATCCTTGATTAGCATAGGGATACTCTTAAGACGTATGGCTAGCTTAATCAATTCACTAGAAACGATGGTGCCACTTTGGCAGTTTTTTGAGTATCGATCAAAACCTTTGACTGCCATTAAATGCCAAGTTGCCACGTTGCTCCTGATAAGTTGCTGTTATTTTAATTAGAGCAGCGGACCTGATTGACTGACAAAAGTTCCGAAAGGCTCATGTCTCTGTTGTCAACCCGCCCTAAAATAAATTTTGGGCTAACAGCGCAAGTCCATTCAAATGGACTAAAACTATTGTCCAGTCATCTTTAGATGACTTTGGCGATGAGCCAGGAAATTGATTTCCTGGTGATGCAGCGGGTGTTCAGGAGATTTGTCAGTCAACCAGGCAGCGGACTGGGGTATCTGCCTTGTTCTGCTAAAGCCAGCGGATGACTTCGGGTGCTTGGATAGGAGACTTGATGGAGGATAGGGAGGATAGACTGGGGGCCACAATGGCATTATTTCAGCCAATTAGCCAGTTCTTTAGCCAGATCAACCGATACCCACCGACAACTCGGTGCTGCTCATGGGCAGCTTCAAGATAAGCCAAATCTTGTATTTGATGTAGTGGTTTTTGATGAGGTTTTGAAAAAGCTTCTTGATCAATTTCTGGAGAAATTTCTTTTTGTGATTTTTGAATTTTATTTATTTTTTTGACTTCCTTGGGGGACGATCGTGCGTGCATGTTGTCTTTAATCAGGCGGTTGTAGGTTCGGTAGGGAATGTAGTGAAGTGGATTATATCCAGCAAACCGTAAGATTAAAACACAAGCCCACGAGTACTTACCAGCCAGGATAGCCTCAACGACTTGAGCAAACTGATCCGCTTCCATAACTTTATCGACCTTGATACGTGTAGTTTCGGAGTAGGACGTTTGATAGTTCATAAATTCTTCTCCCAGTACGGTAGATCCAGTAGATGCAATGTCTGAGCCGTTGTCGATGCTATAAATTGGTTTCGCCCTGGAGCTTCTTCAGGGGATCTAGCAGCACATCCGCAATGCGGCGACGACGAGTGACGATTTCAGCGACAGCCGTTTGTCCCGGTTTAAATTTGAACGTTTGCCCTTTGGCGTTTACATAGTCTCGGTTTAAAGCCACTTCGACTCGATAAATCTGTCCCAACTGCTGATCGGGTTTGCTATCGGAAGAGATGGCACTGACTCGACCCGAAACAATCCCGTAATCTTGATAGGGGTAGGCATCCAGCTTGACATTCACAGGCAGCCCCACTTTGACAAACCCCATTTCGGAACTGGGTAAGCTAGCAGAAATTACCAGGGGTTGGCCTTGAGGGGCAATTTCAGCGATCGTTTGCCCCGGTTGAGTATAGACACCACTGCGACGCACATTGAGCGCGAGGATCACGCCGTTCGCGGGTGCCCGCAGGAACCGCTGCCTCAGCTTAGCTTTGGTCTCCTCCAGCAGGATTTGAGTTTCTTTCACTTTTGCTTGCAGTTCAGTCAGTTTTACGGTGAGTTGCTGAATTTGCTGTTGAGCTTCTAATTGGCTTTGGCGAGCTTCCTCCTGCTTTTGAGCTAACTCAATTTGTAATCGACTAGCCTCAGCTTGAGTTTGTTGCAAAGCATTTTGTCGTTCTGTAATGCTGCGCTGGCGATCGCGCAATTGCTGTTCTGCTGCAAATAAGTTTTCCTGAGAAATAGCACCTTGTTCGGTCAGGGGTTTTAACCGTTGCAAGCGTTCCTCCTGAGCACGGGCATCGGTTTGAAATTGCGAGAGCAAATCCTGATTATTCACCGCATTGTTTTTAGATTGAGCGATCGTGGCTTCCTGCATATTGATAGTTGTTTTCGCGATCGCGGCACGGGTTTCCGCCTGTAATTGGGTTTTATCCAGCAGAGATTGAGTCTGTAACAATTCCATTTGTGAGGTTTGCAACAGGTGCTCCAGTCGCTCCACATCTTTCCGGGCCAGTTCCGTATCCAACTCGACTAACACCTGTCCGGCTGCTACAGTTTGCCCCTCTTGCACCGCAATGCGAACCACCTTGCCAGAATCGACAGCATGAACCTGGAAAACTTCCCCTTTGGGGATCAACTTCCCTCTGGCTTGAGCCACTTCATCTGTATGTCCAATCCAGGCCCACGTTGCGAACAGTAAGCCAAACACAGTTCCCCCCAGCATGAATCGGATGGGCAGATTAGAAGGAGGCTGATCTAGAACAGTTTGCAGGGGTAACGACCATTGGGGAGATGCTGTAGAAGAGAGAGATTTTGTCTGTTCCTCTTGCAGGGGGGGTTTGGGCGTAAAAACCATACATTAGTCCGAAGAGTTTGTGTGAGTACGAACCTATTGCCTCGGCAATAAAATAGAATGCATTCTACAACGCAGCATAAGCAATCAATGGATGCTTGAAATAATTTCTAATCCGAGCAGGTAGCTTCTGTAACTTCCGCAATTGAGATAACACTCGCCCTTTCAACTGCTTCAAATTACGACTCGGTGGTTTGTCATGCACGCCCTGCTTCACATCACCATTGAAGTATTCAGTTGGATTCAATTCTGGCGAATAGGAGGGTAAGTAAAATAACTCAATCTGCTCGAGGTGTTCTCGTAACCACTGTTTCACGCTCTGTTGCCGATGCACGGGATGCCGGTCCACAATCCAAAATAGTTTCCGCTGGCGCTTGGCGATCAACCGCTGGCAAAATCGGATGAACAGTTCTGCTGCCAACGTGCAAGTGTAGAGCATAAACTGGACTCCTCCCTGGTTACTCACACTGGCAATGTAATTGACGCGCTCTCGGTTGCGCTCACTGGGACGAATCTCAGGAGACGTGCCCAGCAAGGCATACCCTCGTCCGCCATACTCAGTCGAGGACACGCCTGATTCATCCCCCCAAGCAATCTCTGCTCCTTCGGTTTTGGCCCGTTGCTCAATCTCCGGATACTCGTGTTCCAACCACCGTTGTACCGTCTTTGGGTCTTGCTCGTAGGCTCGCTCTACGGGTTTCTTGGGCGTGTACCCCCAGCGTTTCAAATACTCTCCCACCGTGCGAATTGGCATTTTCACCTGACACACTTGCTCCATTAATGCCTGCACCGCTCGTCTTGTCCACAGGGCACTATCAATCTGGTAATCTTCCGGAAAATGATCTTGCATCGCCGTTTGCACGGCCTCTTCCTGCCAGCGCTCCAAGGTTCGCCCCTCCCCCACTTGTCGTCCCCGCTCTAACTGATAGAGAGCATCCTCTCCATAATGTTCATACTCCCACCACCATTCCCATACCGTGTTGCGGTGAACGCCCAAATACTCACTAATGTCTTTAACCCGTTTGCCCTGCTCTCGGAGGCGAATCGCTTGCTGCCGCAGGTAGTTTTGGGTTTCTATCGAGAGGTGCCTGGCATCTGGTTTATCCATCACAAACCTCCTTGTGCCTGTATATTCATTATGTCTTGTGTTTAGTTGCCGGAGCAATATCTGAACCAGCCAGCACTAAATTGCTAGACAACATTTGCAGTTTTTTTGAGGAACTCAAGGATTGGAGCGTCAATCGTTGAAAATATC from Leptodesmis sichuanensis A121 includes:
- a CDS encoding HetP family heterocyst commitment protein → MNYQTSYSETTRIKVDKVMEADQFAQVVEAILAGKYSWACVLILRFAGYNPLHYIPYRTYNRLIKDNMHARSSPKEVKKINKIQKSQKEISPEIDQEAFSKPHQKPLHQIQDLAYLEAAHEQHRVVGGYRLIWLKNWLIG
- a CDS encoding HlyD family efflux transporter periplasmic adaptor subunit; translation: MVFTPKPPLQEEQTKSLSSTASPQWSLPLQTVLDQPPSNLPIRFMLGGTVFGLLFATWAWIGHTDEVAQARGKLIPKGEVFQVHAVDSGKVVRIAVQEGQTVAAGQVLVELDTELARKDVERLEHLLQTSQMELLQTQSLLDKTQLQAETRAAIAKTTINMQEATIAQSKNNAVNNQDLLSQFQTDARAQEERLQRLKPLTEQGAISQENLFAAEQQLRDRQRSITERQNALQQTQAEASRLQIELAQKQEEARQSQLEAQQQIQQLTVKLTELQAKVKETQILLEETKAKLRQRFLRAPANGVILALNVRRSGVYTQPGQTIAEIAPQGQPLVISASLPSSEMGFVKVGLPVNVKLDAYPYQDYGIVSGRVSAISSDSKPDQQLGQIYRVEVALNRDYVNAKGQTFKFKPGQTAVAEIVTRRRRIADVLLDPLKKLQGETNL
- a CDS encoding IS630 family transposase — protein: MDKPDARHLSIETQNYLRQQAIRLREQGKRVKDISEYLGVHRNTVWEWWWEYEHYGEDALYQLERGRQVGEGRTLERWQEEAVQTAMQDHFPEDYQIDSALWTRRAVQALMEQVCQVKMPIRTVGEYLKRWGYTPKKPVERAYEQDPKTVQRWLEHEYPEIEQRAKTEGAEIAWGDESGVSSTEYGGRGYALLGTSPEIRPSERNRERVNYIASVSNQGGVQFMLYTCTLAAELFIRFCQRLIAKRQRKLFWIVDRHPVHRQQSVKQWLREHLEQIELFYLPSYSPELNPTEYFNGDVKQGVHDKPPSRNLKQLKGRVLSQLRKLQKLPARIRNYFKHPLIAYAAL